The genomic segment AGCCAGGTAGACCATTAGCCAGAGAGCGCTGGGCTGGGGCGATTGATTCTGTTGGTAGTCACACCTTAGCCAATATCTGCGCCAGTACAAAATATGGCGGCACAGTAGCGGCTTGTGGCTTGGCCCAAGGGATGGACTTTCCTTCTTCTGTCATGCCATTTATTTTACGTGGTGTGACGCTAGCGGGTATCGACAGTGTTATGCGTCCTCTTGAAGACAGACTTGAGGCATGGCAACGCTTAACTGAGATTATTGAACCACAAATGTTTGATGATATTTCAGCAGATATTGGCTTAGATGAAGTGATAAGCACGGCAGAAGCGTTAATGGCAGGTCAAGTTCGTGGTCGCGTTGTGGTCGATTTAACTAAGTAGCAAAAGTACACTTTCATCGACTCATAAAAAAGCCAGTCAATTGACTGGCTTTTTATTTATCGGGTGATTGACCGATTACCAAATACGAACGCGTTGGTCTTCTGGTAAGTAAAGCTTGTCACCTGGTTTCACGTCAAACGCTTTGTACCATGCATCATGGTTACGTGGCGCAAGTGCGCGGTAACGGCCTGGTGCGTGAGTACCTGCACGCAGCTGACTTAACATGCTTTGCTCGGTGCGTTTTTCTTTCCACACTTGTGCCCATGCTAAGAAGAAACGTTGATCGCCCGTCAGGCCATCAATAATCGGTGCTTCTTTACCATTTAAGCTCAGTTGATATGCATGATAGGCCATGGCTAAACCACCTACATCACCAATATTTTCGCCTAAGCTGTTACGGCCATTTACGAAGTTGTCCGGTAGTGGCTCGTATTGACTGTATTGATCTGCAAGCATATCGGCTTTCGCCTCAAATGCGGCTCGGTCACTGTCAGTCCACCAGTTACGTTGAATACCGTTAGCATCAGATTTAGAGCCTTGGTCATCAAAGCCATGGCCCATTTCATGACCAATCACAGCGCCAATGCCGCCATAGTTCACAGCTGGGTCGGCATTTGGATCGAAAAACGGAGGCTGTAAAATCGCAGCTGGGAACACAATCTCGTTAAATGAGCTGTTGTAGTAGGCATTAACAAATTGAGGCGTCATGCCCCAACGGTTACGGTCAGTCTTTTTCAATTCTTTAGCAACGCTATCGGCATGGAAGTATTGGCGTAAGTTTTGGATATTAGTGATTAAGTCTTTGTTGGTTAATGTTAGGCCATCGAATTCTTGCCATACATCTGGGTAACCAATCTTAGGTTTGAATGCTGCAAGTTTAGCGTGGGCGTTTACCTTAGTTTCATCACCCATCCAATCAAGACCATCAATACGTTGACCTAACGCAGTGCGAAGGTTTTCAACCAATTCAGCCATTTGCTGTTTTGATGACTCAGGGAAGTAACGCGCCACATACACTTTACCAATAGCAAAACCTAACGATTGGGTGCCAGACATTTCGGCTACGGCACGTTTCCAGCGCGGTTTAGGCTCTTCTTGTCCGCTCAGTTCTTTGCCATAAAAAGCAAAGCTTGCGTTGTAGATATCTTCAGATAGTAAGCCTGCATTGTTACTGACAGTGTGGAAGGTCAGGTAGTCTTGCCATACATTTAACGGCTCGTTATTGATTAGCTCAATCATCGCTTTGATCGGCTCAGGCTGAGACACGTTAAGTTGTGGGATTTGGTAACCTGATTGCTCAAAGAATAAGTCCCAGTTGAAGTTAGGGTACTCATTATTTAAGTCTGCACGTTTAACCTGATTTAAGGTTAAGTCACGGTTACGGCGTTTCTCTCGTGGCCATTGACCTTCAGCAATTTTAGTTTCTAATGCAAGAATAGCTTCTGCGCGAGCTTGGCCATCTTTAATGCCAGCAAAAGCTAGCATTTCAGCAATGTGGCTCACATAAGCGGTGCGAATTTTTACAAAACGCTCGCTGTCTTCTAGGTAGTAAGAGCGATCAGGTAAGCCTAAACCGCCAGCGCCAATAGACAGTTCATATTGGTTTGGATCTAAACGGTTGAACCACATGCCGCCATAAATTGGCGATTCAGCATCGGTGAGCCACGCGTTACCAAATACCTTGGTTAAGTCATCAGTGTTTTTAACTGCGGTAATAGTATCTAATGTGCCTTGAATAGGGGTGATACCCAATTTATTGATGGTATCAGTGTCCATGTAAGACTGATAAAAATCTGCAATTAACTGCTCTTCAGCATTTAAATCACTACGACTAGCGATATCATCAATGATTTCTTTAACTTGTTTCTCGCTGCGCTCACCTAATGCAGTGAAAGCGCCATAACGAGTTTTATCCGCAGGCATTTCAAAGTTGTCATACCAAGTGCCACTGGCATACATAAAGAAGTCGTTACCCGGTTTTACCGCTTCATTTCGGGCGGTTAAATCAATCCCGAAATCGCCTAACTCAGCGTGGGTGTTGGTGGCTTTTGTTACTGTAGCTTCTGCCTTATTCGTGTCATTGACTTTGACATCTGAACTGCCGCAAGCACTCAAAAAGGTTGAGGCTAGTGCAATTGCAATTAGCGTTTTTTTCATTGTGGTCTGCTTCCTTACAAAAAATGGGGTTCATTTTTGTTTTTTATTGGTTTTATTTTGATTTTTATTCGGGCGATCTTTTTACAACGACAATTTTTTACTGCAATTATCTATAGGATCCATATCTAATAATCGCCACCATATTCTAAGACTGAGCCAAAAAGTCAATCTTATAATTGTTAGCAAATCTTGTTACGTATATAGCCAGCTTGAGCTTAATACTTAGGTATGAATCTAAACTGAAACAATGAGGTGAGCATTTGGGAGATAAGTGTTAAATATTAATGCGAAACAATAATGTTATTTTGAAAGCGCTTTCTGTGTTTATTTTTTGTTAATTAATTGTTTTGCTTTATGTGTGGTTCTGGTTGTTTTGGCTAAATGTAACAAAATATTTGGTAAGTGCGTTAATTGACGACTACAGGTTAAAAGGCAGCTTAATTGTTTGTATTAATTCTACATTACACAAGGAATGTCTATGACCTCAGATCAAACTGCTTTTCAAAATAGTTCAGATTTTTACTCAAACTCTGTGAATTTTTTCCATTATATTACCTCATCTCGCATAGTGAGCCATGTGAGTATTTTACTCGTTGGTGGGGCTATCACGCTTGCCTTGTTTGTATTCATGGCCCAGTTGATAAAAAGCGATGATGTTTATGTCGAAGAAGTGCAACCGAGCCCAATCATTGATTATTTTGAGAGGCCAGCAGAGCCGTCAAAGCCGATAAAAAAAATTAGATTGGAAAAGAAATCAATACCGCCCTTAGTTAAACGCGATACGGTTGCGACAACCAGCTCGGATACGAATAATACTTTTGATGACATCTCGCCAGAAATGACGACGCCGATTCAAGAAACGTTTACTCCGGGATTTAATGAAGGGGACGCAATGCCTGTAGTACAAGTCTCACCTCAGTATCCTATGGATGCTGCTCGTGACGGGAAAGAAGGTTATGTGATAGTGATGTTTGATATCAGTAGCAGTGGGGCGGTTATCAATGCACAAGTGCTGGAGGCTGAACCTAAAAGAACCTTTAACCATGCAGCTTTGCAGGCGATTAATAATTGGAAGTACAAACCAAAAACGGTCAAAGGTCAGGGCGTGATCCAACATAATCAGCAAGTAAGATTAGACTTTACGCTCGATCATTCTCAGTAATAATACTCAGTAATAGCGCTCAGTAATAGCGCTCAGTTATTGCACTCAGTAATCGCACGTAGCCGTATTGGCGGTTTTATTCGGGTTAACCTAGCTCATTAAGCTGCAGAGTTAGGTTAATCTGCTAAACCACTATTGTCGCTGTGATGGCGGCAGGTGACGACTTATCCAGTCTGACGTAAAGGTAATAAAACTCGCTAATCTTGCTGATTGATGTATCAGTTGTGGATGAACAAGGTAAGTAGAAGAGGCCTGTGTGGGCTCATTGACGAGTAAAGGCATTAAGTTGCCAACTTCAAGTTCTCTATCAACCAAATACTCAGGCACAAAAATGATCCCTTGGGCATCAAGTGCTAACGCTTTTAGCATGTGATTATCATTAATGCTTAAATGACTTTTCACCATCATCGGTTCTTGCCCTATATGCCACAGGCTTTGTTCTTCAGCGGTTAAGCAATGATGTTGTGTCAGCTCTTCAATTGTACTTGGAGCACCGTGTTGTTCAATATAAGCGGGTGCCGCGCAGCATACATACTGGTAAGAAAATAACTTTTTAGCCACCATATTTTGAGGTGGTGTTTTGGTTGCTCTAATGGCTAAATCAAAGTCATTTTGGGTTAAATCGTAGGTGGTGTAACTACTGTCGAGCGTAAACTCAATGAGTGGATTTTGCTTTTGAAAATCACGGCAAATAGTCAATAGGTAACGTTGGGTAAACTGGCTGGGTGCTGTAATACGAATTCGACCCGCAATACTGTCATTGTCATGGCGTATCTGCCTATCTAACTCCAATAACGATTGTTTTACCTGTCCCATCTTCGCCAATATTAATTCACCTTGAGGTGTGAGTTTTACACTGCGCGTACTGCGGATCAGCAAAGGTCTGCCAAACTCCTTTTCTAATTGGCGGATCTGTTCCGAAAGATAGCCTCTGGAAATGCCTAAAGTCGCCGCTGCTTCGGTAAAGCTGAGCTGTTTTGCGACTTCATTAAATAGAAATAGTCGCTCAAATTTCTTGTGCTCTCGGCTCATTAGCTTAGTCCTTCATAAAATACGGATGATAGTTTTTGTTCTTTAAAGTGAATTGTATTTTGTTATTGGTAGTTATATCAAATAATGATTTTGGAGAATACGGTTCCACTGATGGGCTTAATGTTGAGAATATGCATCATCTTAATACTTAACATCAGTGATTAAACCATGAAGTCTGTCGTTAAACCTTTGGCAAATGTTAGCCCTAGTCCTTTACCTCTTAATCAGCACTTACCTCACGCAAGCCCTTTAGTGTATGGCTGTATGGGGTTGGGAGGGGGCTGGAATAATAATGGCATAAATGCAAAAGACTTAGCGCAGGCACATGATGTGGTGAATACCGCTTTAGACCAAGGGATAAACTATTTTGACCATGCGGATATTTATACTTTTGGTAAAGCGGAACAAGTATTTGGTCAAGTTTTATCGTCTCGACCTGAGCTAAGAGAGCATATGTTGATTCAAACTAAATGCGGTATTCGATTTGCTGATGATAAGGGGCCTAAACGCTATGATTTATCAGCACAATGGATAGGCCACAGTGTGAATCAAAGTCTAAAACACCTGCAAACTGACTACCTAGATGTACTGGTATTACACCGACCCGATCCGCTAATGGATGCAGAAGATGTTGCCAAAACCTATCATCGACTTCGTGACGAAGGCAAAGTGAGATTTCTAGGTGTCTCGAATATGCAACACCATCAAATGCGTATGCTGCAACAGCATTTAGATACGCCTTTGGTCGTGAATCAGTTAGAGCTGAGTTTACACAAACAGCATTGGATAGATGAAACCGTTTATGCCGGAAATCAGCTTGGGGCTGATATTAATTTTACCCCTGGCACATTGGAATATTGCCAACAGCAACACATTCAAGTGCAGTCGTGGGGAAGCTTATGCCAAGGACGATACAGCGGCGCAGATCTCAGTGATGAGCCAATGCGGGTTAAACAAACCTACGCATTAGTTTGTCAGCTTGCCGCTGAATACAGTGTCAGTAAAGAGGCCATCATTCTTGCTTGGTTAATGCAGCATCCGGCTCGAGTTCAGCCAGTGGTTGGAACAACCGACTTACAACGTATTGCAGCATGTCAGCAAGCAGTGGGGTTACAGCTAACTCGTGAGCATTGGTATGCCTTATATGTCAGTGCAAAGGGGCATGAACTGCCTTAATTTCAGCACGTTATTGGGCTGATTTGGATTATTCATTAATGGATTAAGAAGGTGTTATGAAACAAATATTTTACACGAGTTTGGCTTTACTGTTATTGGCCTTCCACATACACGCTGCGCCTAAGGTAAACGATGCGAAAGCAACGGACGACAAAGTGATATATCAGGATTATCTTCATCGTGATATTCGAGATGACATTTTTTATTTTGTTTTACCAGATCGTTTTAACAATGGTAATCAAGCCAATGACAATGGAGCCGTATCTGGTGTATCTCATGGCGGGTTTGCTCCCCTTACTGAGCGCGGTTTTCATGGCGGTGATATTAACGGTATTGAACAGAAACTTGCGTATCTTGAATCGCTTGGTATTACAGCAATATGGATGACACCACTGCTAAGAAATAATGCGATTCAAAAAGACGGCATTGCTCACCATGGATACTGGATTGTCGATTTTACTGAAATCGATCCGCACTTTGGTACAAACGATGACCTGAAACAATTGATTGATGCGGCGCACCGACGTGGCATGAAAGTATTTTTTGACATTATCACTAATCACACTGCAGATATCATTCGTTATAAAGAGTGCCATCAACTTGATGGTCGATTTATTGAAGGGCTAACGCGTTGTGAATATAAGCCAGTAAACACAGCAATGAGTGAGCAGTATTCGCCATTTCTATTGGATGATGAAGCCAATATCAAAACACCATCTTGGCTAAATGACCCACAGTATTATCATAATCAAGGCGACAGTAATTTTGAGGGAGAAAGTTCATTAAACGGTGATTTTAATGGTCTAGACGATCTGAATACTTTGCATCCTAAAGTGCTGTCTGGGATGGTTGAGATATACCAAAACCTCATTGCTGAATTTAAACCTGATGGATTCAGAATCGATACCGTGCGTCATGTTGATTTATCATTTTGGCAAACCTTCAGCCCTGCTATTGTTGAGTTTGCCAAGCAGCAGGGGATCCCTCAGTTTCATGTATTCGGTGAAGTCTATGATACCAACCCTGTTAATTTGAGCTTATACACCACAGATGGAAAACTGCCGTCGGTATTGGATTTTGCTTTTCAAGATGTGGCTGCAAAAATCTTTTATCAAGGGCAAAGTCCGCTGCTTGCTAAGCAATTATTTGAGCAAGATGATTTGTATAAAGATGAAGATAGCCAAGCAGATTTACTGATGACTTTTTTAAGTAATCACGACATGGGACGAGCAGGTTACTTTATCAATGAATCTGGCATTGCCAGCACAGAAGCAGAAAAATTACAGCGCAGTATTTTATCCCATGCCTTTATGTTTTTATCTCGAGGGATTCCGGTGGTGTATTACGGTGATGAGCAAGGGTTTACTGGCGATGGTAATGATATTGATGCCCGAGAAGACATGTTTGCCTCACGTGTCGCAAGCTATAACGACAATTCGTTATTGGGCACTTTAGCAACAACGGCTGATGACAACTTCGATAAAGCGCATCCTTTGTATAGGGCAATTGCCGCACTGAGTGAGTTACGCAAGACTGAGCGGCTTTTACGCCGTGGCGAGTATCAAGCTCGATTTTATGCTGATAAAGAGAACGCAAGTCATGCCGCTATGTTTGCTTTTTCAAGAATAGATAACAGCACTGGTGAGGAGTTATTGATGGTATTTAATACTGGTACCAGCTTGGCTTCGGCAACGATTCCTATGCTGGTTACTGAAGTGGATTCACTCCTTAATACGCAGGCTTTAAAAGAAGCGGCAACATCATCAAAGACTGCTATATCAACGAGTCAAGTCAGGGTTAATGAGCATGATATTAAGGTCTCACTCGCAGGTTTAAGTTTTGAGGTGTATCGAGTGACTCATCGCAACGACTATTAGCAATGCAACGACTAATAGCAAGGAGTCAATATAGACTCAGATTGACGATAAAACCTCACTAAGGAGCTTTCCCCTTTTTACTCCTGACCAATGTAGGCATGAGTTTACAGTGGTTTTTTTATTGGATAAACGTGATGCAACGATTGCGCAATGATTAATGAAACTAAGTGGGGATTATTGGATAATTCATTAAGCTCAGAAACCAATGAGCTTAATGAATAACAAAGCGTGGTGGGAGATGAACGCCTGTATTGGAAAATGAAATCGTTAGTTAAGAATGCTAGGGATTACGCAAAAAAATCATCCTCACCCATTGCACGTTTGAGTTGTTGTGCTTCGAGGTAGTCTTCAAGACGTCTTTTTACTTCACGTCTGTGTTGTATATCTTCTTTTGCTTTTGGATTAGATGGTTTTTCAAACCCATCTATTTCTGTGTTACTTGGAACAAATTCAATAATTTCAGCCATAAAATATCCTCATTATCGAGTCGAATTTTCTTGGTGTTTCATGGGCCAAATGGCGCTGATGGTATTCAAGAAAACCTGTCGATATCAAACATAGAGACCAAACTACAAGCATTTAGTATTGGTAAAAATAAACACTACATTAGTGTATGCTTAAGCTGGAATTTATCAGGAGTTTCAAAATAAAAATGCGATCCGGATAACAATTTTATTTTAAAGTTTCAAAAGGAGATATTCGTCATATTTTAAGGGGATAGGCGAATTATTTTGCTAACTATCTAGGGTATGTTGCTCTTTCAAGGTTATTTTTGTTCTAAACAAAACATAACCAGCAAAGATCAACAGGCCCTAGTCACTATATTCATTTATTCAATACAAGATTAAGGTCATTAAGGCACGCATAACTAACAGAGGTGGCAAAGGGTCAAGTGAGTCACTTCATCATTCATCATCTGCGTTTTTTAAGCTCAATACGCAGTAATTCTCATTGTGTGCCACTTATGTCAAAGCTTAAAAGACTGTAAAGCTGCTAGTGATTAGTGCCTTGCTAGGGTTAAATAACCTTATTCAATATTTTTATGAATAGCCTATTATTAACCAACACACTTATTTGATTGACTGAAGGGCCTATGAAAAACGAATTGTTTAAAAACATCCTATTTTCAATTGGCGGTATTGTCATGATAGGAAGTACAGCGATGAGCTGTGCTTCTGATGATATTCAAATGCACCATGATGACTATCTCGGCTCAGGGAGTATTACCCAAGGCGCTGCGACTACCGTCGTCAGTAATTTGTTTACGTGTCAAAATGGTCGCAGTCGCGTTGCTGGTATAGGTGAGATTACTGATGCGCAGGGCACAGTATGGACTGTACCAGGCAGCAATCAATTTAGCAGTGCACCCAAAGCAATGGATTTATATGAACAATGCGCTGGTATTACCCCTAGAAATTTAGCCGAAGTTAATCAAGATGATGTGCCTGTGGTGACAGTTGACCCGCAAGGTGAGGTGATTACTGGGTATATTTTTGCAGATAATTACTTTGAACTTTATATCAATGGCAAATTAATCGCTGTTGATAGCGTGCCATTTACGCCATTTAATTCAAGTATTGTAAAATTCAAGGTCAGTAAACCTTATACCATTGCCGTTAAAGTCATTGATTGGGAAGAAAACCTAGGTTTAGGTTCTGAGAATAATAGAGGTAATGCATACCATGCTGGTGATGGGGGCTTTATTGCCAGCTTTAGTGATGGCACTGTGACAAATCGTGATTGGCAAGCGCAAACTTTTTATACCTCTCCAATTTTAGATTTAAGCTGCTTATCTGAAAAAGACGGCGCGAGATTATCTACTGATTGTGGTGTTACGGATGAGAAAAATGGACAACAAGCGTATGCAGTACATTGGACGATGGCTGATAATTGGATGAATGAAGATTTTGATTCAAGTACTTGGCCGCAAGCAAGCTTATACTCAGATGATGAAATAGGAGTGAATAATAAAAAAGCCTACATGAATTTTATCGAAAAATTCAGTGGGGCGGGAGCCAGCTTTATTTGGTCTACTAATGTGGTGTTAGATAATGAGGTATTGCTACGGTATACCGTGAACTAATGCGTGGTTGATAAGACATTCAGTAAAGTAAAAACAGTGGCTTAAATAATGGCAAAGTGTTGAGGGTGAATCCCAACACTTTGCAAGGTAATAGTTGTTAAATTAGCATGTTAGCCTACCAAGAAAACGTTTGAATGATGTCTTGTTTTGTCACTGGATTGGTTGCTATTTCATGCTCAATTCTATCTTTAAATGGCACTCTAGCTTGAGGTAACATGCCACGCATTGGCGAGATATTATTACCGTGATCGCCCCAGTAATAGCAATCAAAATCCGCTAAATTTTCCAGTAAGTACTTCTCTTCTTCCAGCACTTGTAATGGACTTGGCATAACAAATTCACCACGCACTACTTGCTGTTCGAGTTCAGTCCCTGGCTGAATTGCAATGGCCATTGGCGCAATTTCTTCCGGCTGCATAATGTTTAAAATATCTGTAGTCGCTTTAATGTGCTCTTTTGAGCGATGACGGCCACCTAGTCCAAATATAAATGAAGCCAGCACTTTAATCCCTGCCTCTTTTGCCATCGCCATGCCTTCAATGGCATGTTCAGGTTTCATCGCCTTTTTGATGTTATCGAGGACAATAGGATCGCCTGACTCTAAACCTGCGTATGCCATTGTCAAACCCGCTGCCCGCATTTGTTTAAGTTCTGCCACTGTTTTACGGCGAAAATCATTAAAGCCTGCATATAAAGCAATATTTTGAATTTCAGGGAAAGTCTCAGTAATTTTATTGAGAATTGCCAATAAAAATTCGGTTCTTACAGCCATGACATTGCCATCAATCAAAAAGATAGATTCAACGTGAGCGTGGATTTTTCTGGCCTGTTCAATATCACTAAAAATATCTTCTAGTTCACGAATTTTAAATCGTTTATCGCTGAACATATTGCAGAAAGTACATTGGTTGTTACTGCAACCTAATGTGGTCTGAATGAGGATGCTGTCAGCCTCGGGCCATGGACGATAAACTTTGCCTTCATAACGCATAACGTTTCCTTAAGACTGTCGTCTTATTGAGAATACATCACCTAGAAGTGGAGACACTC from the Shewanella japonica genome contains:
- a CDS encoding PA3496 family putative envelope integrity protein; its protein translation is MAEIIEFVPSNTEIDGFEKPSNPKAKEDIQHRREVKRRLEDYLEAQQLKRAMGEDDFFA
- a CDS encoding radical SAM protein, producing MRYEGKVYRPWPEADSILIQTTLGCSNNQCTFCNMFSDKRFKIRELEDIFSDIEQARKIHAHVESIFLIDGNVMAVRTEFLLAILNKITETFPEIQNIALYAGFNDFRRKTVAELKQMRAAGLTMAYAGLESGDPIVLDNIKKAMKPEHAIEGMAMAKEAGIKVLASFIFGLGGRHRSKEHIKATTDILNIMQPEEIAPMAIAIQPGTELEQQVVRGEFVMPSPLQVLEEEKYLLENLADFDCYYWGDHGNNISPMRGMLPQARVPFKDRIEHEIATNPVTKQDIIQTFSW
- a CDS encoding energy transducer TonB, translated to MTSDQTAFQNSSDFYSNSVNFFHYITSSRIVSHVSILLVGGAITLALFVFMAQLIKSDDVYVEEVQPSPIIDYFERPAEPSKPIKKIRLEKKSIPPLVKRDTVATTSSDTNNTFDDISPEMTTPIQETFTPGFNEGDAMPVVQVSPQYPMDAARDGKEGYVIVMFDISSSGAVINAQVLEAEPKRTFNHAALQAINNWKYKPKTVKGQGVIQHNQQVRLDFTLDHSQ
- a CDS encoding LysR family transcriptional regulator → MSREHKKFERLFLFNEVAKQLSFTEAAATLGISRGYLSEQIRQLEKEFGRPLLIRSTRSVKLTPQGELILAKMGQVKQSLLELDRQIRHDNDSIAGRIRITAPSQFTQRYLLTICRDFQKQNPLIEFTLDSSYTTYDLTQNDFDLAIRATKTPPQNMVAKKLFSYQYVCCAAPAYIEQHGAPSTIEELTQHHCLTAEEQSLWHIGQEPMMVKSHLSINDNHMLKALALDAQGIIFVPEYLVDRELEVGNLMPLLVNEPTQASSTYLVHPQLIHQSARLASFITFTSDWISRHLPPSQRQ
- a CDS encoding alpha-amylase family glycosyl hydrolase → MKQIFYTSLALLLLAFHIHAAPKVNDAKATDDKVIYQDYLHRDIRDDIFYFVLPDRFNNGNQANDNGAVSGVSHGGFAPLTERGFHGGDINGIEQKLAYLESLGITAIWMTPLLRNNAIQKDGIAHHGYWIVDFTEIDPHFGTNDDLKQLIDAAHRRGMKVFFDIITNHTADIIRYKECHQLDGRFIEGLTRCEYKPVNTAMSEQYSPFLLDDEANIKTPSWLNDPQYYHNQGDSNFEGESSLNGDFNGLDDLNTLHPKVLSGMVEIYQNLIAEFKPDGFRIDTVRHVDLSFWQTFSPAIVEFAKQQGIPQFHVFGEVYDTNPVNLSLYTTDGKLPSVLDFAFQDVAAKIFYQGQSPLLAKQLFEQDDLYKDEDSQADLLMTFLSNHDMGRAGYFINESGIASTEAEKLQRSILSHAFMFLSRGIPVVYYGDEQGFTGDGNDIDAREDMFASRVASYNDNSLLGTLATTADDNFDKAHPLYRAIAALSELRKTERLLRRGEYQARFYADKENASHAAMFAFSRIDNSTGEELLMVFNTGTSLASATIPMLVTEVDSLLNTQALKEAATSSKTAISTSQVRVNEHDIKVSLAGLSFEVYRVTHRNDY
- a CDS encoding aldo/keto reductase; this encodes MKSVVKPLANVSPSPLPLNQHLPHASPLVYGCMGLGGGWNNNGINAKDLAQAHDVVNTALDQGINYFDHADIYTFGKAEQVFGQVLSSRPELREHMLIQTKCGIRFADDKGPKRYDLSAQWIGHSVNQSLKHLQTDYLDVLVLHRPDPLMDAEDVAKTYHRLRDEGKVRFLGVSNMQHHQMRMLQQHLDTPLVVNQLELSLHKQHWIDETVYAGNQLGADINFTPGTLEYCQQQHIQVQSWGSLCQGRYSGADLSDEPMRVKQTYALVCQLAAEYSVSKEAIILAWLMQHPARVQPVVGTTDLQRIAACQQAVGLQLTREHWYALYVSAKGHELP
- a CDS encoding M13 family metallopeptidase, whose translation is MKKTLIAIALASTFLSACGSSDVKVNDTNKAEATVTKATNTHAELGDFGIDLTARNEAVKPGNDFFMYASGTWYDNFEMPADKTRYGAFTALGERSEKQVKEIIDDIASRSDLNAEEQLIADFYQSYMDTDTINKLGITPIQGTLDTITAVKNTDDLTKVFGNAWLTDAESPIYGGMWFNRLDPNQYELSIGAGGLGLPDRSYYLEDSERFVKIRTAYVSHIAEMLAFAGIKDGQARAEAILALETKIAEGQWPREKRRNRDLTLNQVKRADLNNEYPNFNWDLFFEQSGYQIPQLNVSQPEPIKAMIELINNEPLNVWQDYLTFHTVSNNAGLLSEDIYNASFAFYGKELSGQEEPKPRWKRAVAEMSGTQSLGFAIGKVYVARYFPESSKQQMAELVENLRTALGQRIDGLDWMGDETKVNAHAKLAAFKPKIGYPDVWQEFDGLTLTNKDLITNIQNLRQYFHADSVAKELKKTDRNRWGMTPQFVNAYYNSSFNEIVFPAAILQPPFFDPNADPAVNYGGIGAVIGHEMGHGFDDQGSKSDANGIQRNWWTDSDRAAFEAKADMLADQYSQYEPLPDNFVNGRNSLGENIGDVGGLAMAYHAYQLSLNGKEAPIIDGLTGDQRFFLAWAQVWKEKRTEQSMLSQLRAGTHAPGRYRALAPRNHDAWYKAFDVKPGDKLYLPEDQRVRIW